One Nitrospirota bacterium genomic window carries:
- a CDS encoding HD domain-containing protein produces the protein MESRLIGLKDIRVGVPLTHPVYDVHGKLMLQRGYVVRNDSELRMLNDLMTPYAKTVYHEFEQDLSAGKGSLMVETPFEIIQSVTDNYNSLIKDTSEKLNMSLRVNQITDSIQQCCYDDEDLSLGALYMDRSLSYTVKHPIHTATVAEIIARRLNRSTEWRKSLIAAVVTMNISIVELQNVLLRQSLPLTESQRKEIESHPAKSVEMLEARGVKDELWLRTVMEHHESYDGGGYPMKLKGEEISESSRVARLADIYCTMVSERNYRGPLYANEAMKRIFLQKGKDVDDTLAMLFIKHLGIYPPGSFVKLKNKEVAVVIARGKLANTPVVKTILKANGFPSSNPIKRDTSEDDYAVVEMLSYSDINLHINPHKLWGFSDFEKSPAKKRRHSRFIANCIAVVKEPETGFSVNSLILNFSVSGCLLKISTRAFATGHESLKVKRVYGLQFEIFDKHLKNIRLQIRNSKITGGYQFAGGQFLDLTEDEKSLIRLYVEIKGNDKKGSD, from the coding sequence ATGGAAAGCAGACTCATAGGACTTAAAGACATCCGTGTTGGAGTACCTCTTACCCATCCCGTTTATGACGTCCATGGAAAACTCATGCTGCAGCGTGGTTATGTGGTAAGAAACGACAGCGAACTCAGAATGTTAAACGACCTCATGACTCCTTATGCAAAGACGGTTTACCACGAATTCGAGCAGGATTTATCGGCAGGCAAGGGCAGCTTAATGGTTGAAACTCCGTTTGAGATAATCCAAAGCGTAACAGATAACTACAACAGCCTCATAAAAGATACATCTGAAAAGTTAAACATGTCGCTGCGTGTTAATCAGATAACCGACAGTATTCAGCAGTGCTGCTATGATGACGAGGACTTGTCTCTGGGAGCTCTCTACATGGACAGAAGTCTTTCATACACTGTAAAACACCCTATTCATACGGCAACAGTGGCTGAAATCATAGCAAGGAGGCTCAACCGGAGCACTGAGTGGCGAAAATCCCTGATAGCTGCCGTTGTCACTATGAATATATCAATCGTGGAACTTCAAAACGTTCTGCTGCGGCAAAGCCTTCCACTTACTGAATCCCAACGCAAGGAAATAGAGAGCCACCCTGCAAAAAGTGTTGAAATGCTGGAGGCACGCGGGGTAAAGGATGAACTATGGCTGCGCACTGTCATGGAACATCATGAATCCTATGATGGAGGCGGTTATCCCATGAAACTTAAAGGAGAGGAAATCTCAGAAAGCTCACGGGTTGCCCGCCTTGCCGACATATACTGCACTATGGTATCTGAGAGAAACTACAGGGGGCCTCTTTATGCTAACGAGGCAATGAAGAGGATCTTTCTTCAAAAGGGAAAAGATGTGGATGACACGCTTGCCATGTTGTTTATTAAACATCTGGGGATTTATCCTCCGGGGTCTTTTGTTAAACTTAAGAATAAGGAGGTTGCGGTAGTTATAGCAAGAGGAAAACTTGCTAATACCCCTGTGGTTAAAACCATACTGAAGGCAAATGGATTTCCATCATCTAACCCAATAAAACGAGACACGTCTGAGGACGATTACGCCGTAGTGGAGATGCTTTCATACTCGGACATAAATCTTCACATAAATCCGCATAAACTTTGGGGATTTTCAGATTTTGAGAAATCCCCTGCCAAAAAAAGACGCCACAGCAGGTTTATTGCAAACTGTATTGCTGTTGTTAAAGAGCCGGAAACAGGGTTTTCCGTAAATTCTCTTATTCTTAACTTCAGTGTCAGCGGCTGTCTGCTTAAGATTTCTACAAGGGCATTTGCCACAGGCCACGAATCGTTAAAAGTAAAACGTGTGTATGGGCTGCAGTTTGAGATTTTCGACAAACACCTTAAAAACATCCGGCTTCAGATAAGAAACTCCAAAATCACAGGCGGCTACCAATTCGCAGGCGGGCAGTTTCTTGACCTTACTGAGGATGAAAAATCGCTAATACGGCTATATGTGGAAATTAAAGGCAATGATAAAAAAGGCAGCGATTAG
- a CDS encoding C40 family peptidase — MATLGVVVLLLAAGCAKKQVIREPESLEQEIKTPYDVLEKNIYSATKPFIGKKYKTGANPEKSPYTDCSHLVCAVTKNSLSGSGFDFKPHYLPSDKIYDMSYEVTKHEIRPGDLMFFTDSKNSQNHVGLITRIHKGAVYFVQASSQAGVVESSTKSDAWEYYWKRRFDSFRRWKKIVFKELGLKY; from the coding sequence GTGGCAACACTTGGAGTTGTTGTGTTACTTTTAGCAGCCGGGTGCGCCAAAAAGCAGGTGATACGTGAGCCTGAATCTCTGGAGCAGGAGATAAAAACACCATATGATGTTTTAGAGAAAAACATTTACAGCGCAACCAAGCCTTTCATAGGAAAAAAATACAAGACAGGAGCTAATCCTGAAAAATCTCCGTACACCGATTGCTCTCACCTTGTATGTGCAGTAACAAAAAACTCACTATCTGGCAGCGGCTTTGATTTTAAACCTCACTACCTGCCCTCCGATAAGATATACGACATGTCTTACGAGGTAACAAAACATGAAATCCGGCCAGGTGATCTGATGTTTTTCACAGACAGTAAAAACAGCCAAAACCATGTAGGTTTAATCACAAGGATACACAAAGGGGCGGTTTATTTTGTGCAGGCATCTTCACAGGCAGGCGTGGTGGAAAGTTCAACTAAATCGGATGCATGGGAGTATTACTGGAAAAGGCGGTTTGATTCTTTCAGGAGATGGAAAAAGATAGTTTTTAAAGAACTCGGATTAAAATATTAG
- a CDS encoding response regulator, with translation MMPIILIADDEQHIRMLIEQTLETLEDEGVEILTAENGAEALEIIKEKRPELVFLDVMMPKMNGFDVCNTVKNVLCITGVYIIMLTAKGQEFDKEKGVESGCNEYVTKPFSPRELKNKAKEILGLT, from the coding sequence ATAATGCCGATAATACTTATAGCAGATGATGAACAGCACATACGGATGTTAATCGAACAGACCCTCGAGACTCTGGAGGATGAGGGAGTGGAGATTCTTACAGCGGAAAATGGCGCTGAGGCGCTTGAAATAATCAAGGAAAAGCGCCCTGAGCTTGTTTTTCTTGACGTTATGATGCCAAAGATGAACGGCTTTGACGTGTGCAACACGGTTAAGAACGTACTTTGTATCACAGGAGTATATATAATAATGCTAACAGCTAAGGGTCAGGAATTTGACAAGGAAAAAGGCGTCGAGAGCGGCTGTAATGAGTATGTCACAAAACCCTTCAGTCCGAGGGAATTAAAAAACAAGGCTAAGGAAATCCTTGGGCTTACCTGA
- a CDS encoding HD domain-containing protein produces the protein MDLFNLRKFLQKKDTIKLIDSLTDSMGIKVCIADSTDTVIYGADNRNHSGLPVIVNDATVGWVYGQDTTKSATIVTLLHHMVKTEMERKALATETLDKYNEITMLYDFVEKVNTFNVKEISNFLINQVLAQIKADNVFVILKNEISGRLEIAAGYGTTYNIGIELPQKTETICDIMLSGKAAIINDCHSKSACVLDIDNINSMICAPLKAKEKTLGVVTASTKDSYNYCADDLRFFCTLVSQAAFAIDNARLYESLKGAFIKTVHTLAETIEQRDPYTGGHTKRVMSYSIAIAETLMLSNRERERLELASVLHDIGKIGVSDNVLRKTSKLTDEEFEEIKTHPASGQQILSYIEELRDIIPGVKSHHERFDGKGYPDGLKGTDIDLIARIIAVADSFDAMTSDRPYRKGLPFEAALAEVKKCSGTQFDADVVEAFFKACSENKIRPAEPGK, from the coding sequence GTGGATCTTTTTAATTTGCGAAAGTTTCTTCAGAAAAAAGATACCATTAAACTGATAGACTCGCTTACTGACTCTATGGGGATAAAGGTCTGCATAGCGGACAGCACTGACACTGTCATATACGGTGCTGACAACCGCAACCACTCAGGGCTACCTGTAATAGTTAATGATGCAACCGTAGGGTGGGTCTATGGGCAGGATACAACTAAGAGTGCAACAATTGTCACACTACTGCATCACATGGTAAAAACAGAGATGGAGAGAAAAGCGCTGGCAACGGAGACACTTGATAAATACAACGAAATCACAATGCTCTACGATTTTGTAGAAAAAGTTAACACATTCAATGTTAAAGAGATCTCAAACTTTCTTATAAATCAGGTGTTGGCACAAATCAAAGCCGATAACGTATTTGTTATTTTAAAAAACGAAATAAGTGGCAGGCTTGAGATAGCGGCAGGATATGGTACAACCTATAACATAGGCATTGAGTTGCCGCAAAAAACAGAAACTATCTGTGACATTATGCTTAGCGGCAAGGCTGCGATAATAAATGACTGCCACTCAAAATCCGCATGTGTTTTGGATATAGATAACATAAACTCAATGATATGTGCTCCGTTAAAGGCAAAAGAAAAGACCCTGGGTGTGGTAACTGCTAGTACAAAGGATTCTTACAACTACTGTGCGGATGATCTCAGGTTTTTCTGCACTTTGGTTTCTCAGGCGGCCTTTGCAATTGATAACGCAAGGCTTTATGAGTCTCTTAAGGGGGCTTTTATTAAAACAGTTCACACACTTGCTGAGACCATTGAACAGAGGGACCCCTACACAGGAGGGCATACAAAACGTGTAATGAGCTACAGCATTGCTATAGCCGAAACCCTCATGTTATCAAACAGGGAGAGAGAGAGGCTTGAGCTTGCCTCAGTCCTCCATGACATAGGCAAGATAGGGGTCAGTGATAATGTGCTGCGTAAGACGTCTAAGCTTACGGATGAGGAGTTTGAGGAGATCAAAACCCATCCGGCCAGCGGGCAGCAGATACTGTCTTACATAGAAGAGCTCAGAGACATAATACCTGGGGTTAAGTCTCACCATGAACGTTTTGACGGCAAGGGGTATCCTGATGGGCTTAAAGGCACAGATATAGACCTGATAGCACGGATAATAGCCGTTGCCGACTCCTTTGATGCAATGACCTCAGACAGACCTTACAGAAAGGGGCTGCCTTTTGAAGCTGCCCTCGCCGAAGTGAAAAAATGCTCTGGTACTCAGTTTGACGCTGATGTTGTGGAGGCATTTTTTAAGGCATGTAGCGAAAACAAGATTAGACCCGCCGAACCGGGGAAATAA
- a CDS encoding cache domain-containing protein → MFKSKLFIRYFSTIVIVIATFTAAIYFFSITFIKETIYEIEKSSAKTVLNNVYEIVHTIDHSMESYRESALAAKKRELKNVIMMAESYINIMEAQAKAGTISQGNVEKEILETLSNFKYGNNDYIFVTDYNSFILAHPDKSVLHTDCSKLADVTGKLVVYPIVEGALKYGEGYHTYKWKRLETGDEPLDKLTYYKNLPDRKWVLATGVYIDDIEKAMNSMKMSAIDNLRQILRDVKLAKTGYVFIFGAQGNGYYMTIHPIKAMESTNMKQYFDPVTKIPLYKELIAVADKPDGLRYKWDRPNDPGHYVYDKIAFVRYYKPFDWYIGSSVYVDELESSSRILGNRILAIAFLSLIFLVFLGYVFSKKMVAPLKMLAETALRIKGGDLTATITINRDDEIGILADAFNSMVGELKENIMSLDAKVNERTSELQAAYDKLKAVDEMKSAFLSNVSHELRTPLTSVLGFAEIIKQSFEETVMPHVNMESKKVERSAKRISENIEIIISESERLTALINDVLDITKMEAGKMVWKKDTIKIYQLINHAIRAISPLLRGKEALRFAVAMEENVPDTVGDYDRILQVVINLISNAVKFSKEGDITIRASSDDNNGEILVSVTDDGIGIPAEEQEMVFEKFKQIGDTLTDKPKGSGLGLPISKEIVEHHRGRIWVESEPGRGSIFSFTLPVVQAEAAPSA, encoded by the coding sequence ATGTTTAAATCAAAACTATTTATAAGGTATTTTTCCACAATTGTTATTGTTATTGCCACTTTTACAGCCGCTATTTATTTTTTTTCCATAACTTTCATAAAAGAGACAATTTATGAAATAGAGAAATCGTCCGCCAAAACAGTGTTAAACAATGTTTACGAAATAGTTCATACCATTGACCACAGCATGGAGTCATACAGAGAGTCAGCGCTTGCTGCAAAAAAAAGAGAGCTTAAAAACGTCATCATGATGGCTGAAAGTTACATTAACATAATGGAGGCTCAGGCTAAGGCAGGCACTATCTCCCAGGGCAATGTTGAAAAAGAGATTTTGGAAACTCTCAGTAACTTTAAATACGGCAACAATGATTACATTTTTGTCACTGATTATAATTCATTTATACTGGCACACCCGGACAAGAGTGTTCTGCATACCGATTGTTCAAAGTTAGCCGATGTTACAGGCAAACTAGTAGTGTACCCTATTGTAGAAGGGGCTTTAAAGTACGGCGAGGGGTACCATACTTATAAGTGGAAAAGGCTTGAAACCGGCGATGAACCACTGGATAAGTTAACCTATTATAAAAATCTGCCGGACCGTAAATGGGTTCTTGCTACCGGAGTTTACATTGATGACATAGAAAAGGCAATGAACTCTATGAAGATGTCTGCCATTGACAACCTGCGCCAGATACTTAGGGATGTGAAACTGGCAAAAACAGGCTATGTGTTTATATTTGGCGCACAAGGCAATGGATACTATATGACCATTCATCCTATTAAGGCCATGGAATCTACAAATATGAAGCAATACTTTGATCCAGTGACAAAAATACCGCTTTATAAAGAGCTGATTGCAGTTGCGGACAAACCCGATGGCTTAAGATATAAGTGGGACAGACCCAATGACCCCGGGCACTATGTTTACGACAAAATTGCCTTTGTTAGGTATTACAAACCGTTTGACTGGTACATCGGCTCCTCTGTGTATGTGGATGAACTTGAGAGCAGCTCACGCATACTTGGCAACCGTATTCTGGCCATTGCATTTCTAAGCCTTATATTTTTGGTATTTTTAGGATATGTTTTTTCAAAGAAAATGGTTGCTCCTCTGAAGATGCTTGCAGAGACGGCATTACGCATTAAGGGAGGGGATTTAACTGCCACAATTACTATTAATCGTGATGACGAAATAGGCATACTTGCCGATGCCTTTAACAGTATGGTGGGGGAACTTAAGGAAAACATAATGTCCCTGGATGCAAAGGTAAATGAACGCACTTCTGAGCTTCAGGCAGCTTACGATAAACTAAAAGCCGTTGATGAGATGAAATCAGCGTTTCTCTCTAACGTCTCTCACGAGTTGCGGACTCCGTTGACCTCTGTGCTGGGGTTTGCAGAAATTATAAAGCAGTCTTTTGAAGAGACCGTTATGCCCCATGTTAACATGGAAAGTAAAAAGGTGGAGCGCTCTGCAAAACGCATCAGCGAAAACATAGAGATTATAATATCGGAAAGTGAGCGCCTTACGGCTCTTATAAACGATGTGTTAGATATTACAAAGATGGAGGCAGGTAAGATGGTTTGGAAAAAGGATACCATTAAAATATATCAATTGATAAATCACGCAATCAGAGCAATATCGCCGCTTTTGCGCGGCAAAGAGGCTCTGAGATTTGCAGTTGCGATGGAGGAAAATGTGCCTGACACAGTGGGCGATTATGACAGGATTCTACAGGTAGTGATAAACCTGATTTCAAATGCAGTGAAATTCAGCAAAGAAGGTGATATAACAATAAGAGCATCATCAGATGACAATAATGGAGAGATATTGGTATCTGTAACCGATGACGGGATAGGCATTCCGGCAGAGGAGCAGGAGATGGTTTTTGAAAAGTTCAAACAAATAGGAGACACTCTTACGGATAAACCAAAGGGGTCGGGTCTTGGGCTTCCCATTAGCAAAGAAATTGTAGAGCACCATCGGGGGCGGATCTGGGTTGAAAGTGAGCCAGGGCGTGGTAGCATTTTTTCTTTTACACTGCCTGTGGTACAGGCTGAGGCTGCCCCCTCAGCATAA
- a CDS encoding response regulator encodes MSSLYKKALLIVVVLLTITTEVIFLYGGAWLSLIMLVLASAVAGLLFRKLIDKPLNILVDYAKKLVDHEYDAKIDLACCHEFEALSCILQFMAIDLTDIFERFEQVAGGLAESDFKIKATLNYLNAVINNMADGLLVADAGGIITRVNKPLAELFGIDASEVTGKSVAEVFGAAMSALLMQSSTHSAEEVISTDIELPSSTVLKASSSVIQTTAETQGQSQAANGVVIMVRDVTRERNVDRMKTDFISTVSHELRTPLTSILGFTEIIQERLQEQVFPALPAGSKKTEKSIKLINDNLNIIIGEGVRLTSLINDVLDIAKMEAGKVDWKYETIRIEDIIGRAWQSTQTLCTKAGLEFIKDIQPDLPPITGDTDRLVQVLINLISNAVKFTKEGSVTCRVKLVNTEMVVSITDTGMGIDAKDKESVFEKFKQVGDTLTDKPKGTGLGLPISKQIVTHHQGRIWVESEPGKGSTFSFTLPVQTETSYRLTSTDLETLMKTIHGGTKAHAYIADGVVAGETASKTILVVDDDESIRELLTQELQNVGYSVETAKNGMEAIKIIKERPPQLIILDVMMPEMNGFDVAAVIKGDPATADVPIIILSVVEDSERGRHLGVDRYLTKPINKELLFSDIKTLLADGASRKKILVVDEDESNVKTLTDVLKTKGYTVVSATDGPDSIEKAKAERPDIIIVDALLSERDQLVKTLRFEKGLENVYFIYLYGPEKQKFPANV; translated from the coding sequence GTGTCATCACTTTATAAAAAAGCTTTGCTTATCGTAGTTGTATTACTCACCATTACAACGGAGGTAATTTTTCTCTATGGCGGCGCCTGGTTATCTCTCATCATGCTTGTCCTTGCTTCAGCTGTTGCAGGGCTTCTCTTTAGAAAACTCATTGATAAGCCTTTAAATATCCTTGTTGACTACGCAAAGAAACTCGTTGACCATGAGTACGACGCTAAAATTGATTTAGCTTGTTGCCATGAATTTGAAGCACTCTCCTGTATTCTTCAATTTATGGCAATTGACCTCACAGATATTTTTGAACGTTTTGAACAAGTAGCCGGGGGGTTAGCCGAGAGTGATTTTAAAATTAAGGCTACTCTTAACTACCTGAACGCTGTTATAAACAACATGGCTGATGGTCTGCTGGTTGCTGATGCCGGAGGCATAATTACTCGTGTAAATAAACCGCTTGCAGAGCTTTTTGGGATTGATGCCAGTGAAGTTACAGGCAAGTCTGTAGCGGAGGTTTTTGGTGCTGCCATGTCGGCTCTGTTAATGCAAAGCTCTACTCATAGCGCTGAGGAGGTTATATCCACAGACATTGAGTTGCCATCTTCAACTGTTCTTAAGGCATCTTCATCAGTTATCCAGACAACAGCTGAAACGCAGGGACAATCTCAGGCTGCTAACGGCGTTGTCATCATGGTGCGGGATGTTACAAGAGAGAGAAACGTTGACAGAATGAAAACTGACTTCATTTCGACCGTCTCTCACGAGTTAAGAACTCCGCTAACCTCCATTTTAGGTTTCACTGAAATCATTCAGGAACGGCTGCAGGAGCAAGTTTTCCCTGCTCTTCCTGCTGGTTCTAAAAAAACAGAGAAATCAATTAAATTGATTAACGATAACTTAAACATAATTATAGGCGAGGGTGTGCGTCTTACCAGCCTTATCAACGATGTGCTTGACATTGCAAAAATGGAGGCAGGCAAGGTTGACTGGAAATACGAAACAATTCGAATAGAAGATATTATCGGCAGGGCATGGCAGTCCACGCAAACGCTCTGTACCAAAGCAGGGCTTGAGTTTATAAAAGATATACAGCCGGATTTGCCTCCAATTACCGGTGACACGGACAGACTAGTTCAGGTACTCATAAACCTTATTTCCAACGCAGTTAAGTTTACCAAAGAGGGCTCAGTCACATGCCGTGTCAAACTGGTGAATACAGAGATGGTGGTAAGCATTACAGATACCGGTATGGGAATTGATGCAAAAGACAAAGAGTCTGTTTTTGAGAAGTTTAAACAAGTCGGAGACACTCTCACAGACAAGCCAAAAGGGACTGGACTGGGGCTTCCCATCTCTAAACAGATTGTTACTCACCATCAGGGACGAATATGGGTTGAGAGCGAACCGGGAAAGGGCAGCACTTTTTCTTTTACACTTCCGGTTCAAACCGAAACTTCATACAGGCTCACCTCCACAGACCTTGAAACCCTGATGAAAACAATACATGGCGGCACAAAAGCGCACGCATACATAGCAGATGGAGTAGTAGCCGGAGAGACAGCGTCAAAAACCATATTGGTGGTTGATGATGATGAGAGCATACGTGAACTTCTGACTCAGGAACTTCAAAACGTTGGCTACAGCGTAGAAACGGCCAAAAACGGCATGGAGGCTATAAAAATTATAAAGGAGAGGCCTCCACAACTGATAATTTTGGACGTTATGATGCCGGAGATGAATGGCTTTGACGTAGCCGCAGTTATCAAAGGCGACCCTGCAACAGCCGATGTGCCAATCATTATCCTATCCGTTGTTGAGGACTCAGAGCGAGGCCGCCACCTTGGCGTTGATCGCTACCTGACAAAACCAATTAACAAGGAACTCCTTTTCTCCGACATTAAAACACTGCTTGCAGATGGCGCCTCAAGAAAGAAAATCCTGGTTGTGGATGAGGATGAGTCAAACGTCAAAACTCTGACAGATGTGCTTAAAACAAAAGGATACACAGTTGTCTCAGCCACAGACGGCCCCGACAGCATTGAAAAGGCCAAAGCCGAAAGGCCGGATATTATCATAGTTGACGCTTTGCTTTCAGAGCGGGATCAACTGGTTAAAACCCTGCGTTTTGAAAAAGGACTGGAAAATGTGTATTTTATATATCTCTATGGGCCTGAAAAGCAGAAGTTTCCTGCAAATGTGTGA